In one Deltaproteobacteria bacterium genomic region, the following are encoded:
- the pgeF gene encoding peptidoglycan editing factor PgeF gives MIHSKILNNIPGIQHGFGTRFDAAPPNTHLLQQVHGKKVVVIRRGDEAPVIESKGDSPKADAWVTNDPSLIIGIKTADCVPILLYDPVQKGVAAVHAGWKGSLANISGEVVKIMQEEFYSKPSDLVAAIGPAVGFHCYEVGSDVADHFKKEFGEDRQVLQKFGRKFLLDTQAVNRRQLHEAGLLPEKIEILSYCTHCRSDLLHSVRRDGDEAGRQVSWVELLG, from the coding sequence ATGATTCATTCGAAAATTTTGAACAATATTCCTGGGATCCAACACGGTTTTGGGACGCGGTTTGATGCCGCTCCTCCCAACACCCATCTCTTGCAACAGGTTCATGGCAAAAAGGTTGTTGTGATCAGGAGGGGAGATGAAGCGCCCGTTATTGAATCTAAGGGTGATTCACCCAAAGCGGATGCCTGGGTCACGAACGACCCCTCTCTCATCATAGGAATCAAGACGGCCGATTGCGTTCCGATTCTTCTCTATGACCCGGTCCAGAAGGGTGTGGCCGCCGTTCATGCCGGGTGGAAGGGGAGTTTGGCGAACATCTCCGGTGAGGTCGTAAAAATAATGCAGGAGGAATTTTACTCCAAACCCTCAGACCTTGTGGCGGCGATCGGTCCGGCGGTTGGCTTTCACTGTTATGAAGTCGGTTCTGATGTTGCCGATCATTTTAAGAAGGAATTTGGCGAAGACAGACAAGTTTTACAGAAGTTTGGGAGGAAATTCCTCTTGGATACCCAAGCCGTGAATCGGAGACAACTCCATGAGGCGGGACTCCTGCCTGAAAAAATTGAAATTCTTTCCTATTGCACCCATTGTCGCTCGGATCTCCTGCACTCCGTCCGCCGCGATGGCGACGAAGCCGGCCGGCAGGTAAGTTGGGTTGAATTGTTGGGTTAA
- a CDS encoding MMPL family transporter has translation MKGLPHLYKIGIRYPKSVIGIALLFSCLSVVVARNLKIETSMTALAPKDSESVRGEKEFKRYFGSNSYLLLTVEGPNAEVAEHFADELSSRMEGLTEVVYIDYRRPVDYFKKRQWLYLELDDLKEIERRIDRTLRLQKKGLSFVFSDLMDFADEEDRPDLNFDDIFKKYEQKLWRFSKYEANEAGNFIVMRVKVQEGTEDIESARNLVNKIKKTEQELKQQRDSYQPVTVGYTGTLQTTIEESDQIKKEMAIVSAVVAFILILILYLYFRRGEAIFLIGLPLLAGILWTGGIIYWSLGHLNLVTSFAGGILAGLGSDYGIYLLSRFYLEREGGKDFQTACRLTFENTGQATYGSMVTTAGAFVALLFSKFGVFFEFGLLGAIGVVLNYLAMIIVLPSLLTFFDRQKEKAGVSLLSARFSGFRSGPLMSRPVAVVLAAGLLITAAAFTVPSGSKIHFNEDMMVNKKLPGNRLYSKMDTIKGTPFSPTILITNGIKETEKTVKTLDQLIEKDKTKRLVFDQTVGLPSLIPPAQPEKKKVIDSIAHKIVDLQWISRKQKLDFLLGFKETLRSPPVTRENLPVEVKRAFESPTHKDIFAVYLFPAFSRLSSESLRRYHDGIDALKREMTALHFTAVDGTFVYDEIVKLIEKESPRGMMLIVLLLTAVMYLLSRSVVRTFLIMLNLLTSLVLLSAILVIANIPLNVMNIAAIPVILGTGIDSFVHFAQRYDESGDMAATLREKIPAIIFSNLTTIIGFGGFLLVSNPGLRSVGWVAVIGLTCVTLLSTFVFPRCLILEGGSRRRWG, from the coding sequence ATGAAAGGTCTGCCGCATCTCTATAAAATAGGGATCCGTTACCCCAAATCGGTGATCGGGATAGCGCTGCTTTTTTCCTGCCTTTCGGTTGTCGTGGCCAGAAATCTGAAGATTGAAACCAGCATGACGGCCCTGGCCCCGAAGGATTCCGAAAGTGTCCGGGGGGAGAAGGAGTTCAAACGCTATTTTGGAAGCAACAGTTATCTCCTCTTGACTGTGGAAGGGCCCAACGCGGAGGTGGCAGAACATTTTGCCGACGAATTGTCCTCCCGAATGGAGGGACTCACAGAGGTCGTTTACATCGATTACCGCCGTCCCGTTGACTACTTCAAAAAACGGCAATGGCTCTATCTCGAACTGGATGACTTGAAGGAGATTGAGCGGCGTATCGACCGGACCTTGAGGCTTCAAAAAAAAGGACTCAGTTTTGTTTTTAGCGACCTGATGGATTTTGCCGATGAAGAGGATCGCCCGGACCTCAATTTTGACGACATTTTTAAAAAGTATGAACAAAAACTGTGGCGTTTTTCCAAGTATGAAGCCAATGAGGCGGGCAATTTCATTGTGATGAGGGTCAAGGTCCAGGAGGGGACTGAGGATATTGAATCGGCCCGGAACCTTGTCAACAAGATCAAAAAAACGGAGCAGGAGCTCAAACAGCAGAGAGACAGTTACCAACCGGTCACAGTGGGTTACACCGGCACCTTGCAGACGACGATCGAGGAATCGGACCAGATCAAGAAAGAGATGGCGATTGTCTCCGCGGTGGTTGCCTTCATCCTTATTCTGATCCTCTATCTTTATTTCCGAAGGGGAGAGGCGATCTTTTTGATCGGTCTTCCGCTGCTGGCCGGCATCCTCTGGACAGGGGGGATCATTTACTGGTCTCTGGGGCATCTCAATTTGGTGACCAGTTTTGCCGGCGGCATCCTTGCCGGCCTTGGCAGTGACTATGGCATTTATCTCTTGAGCCGATTTTATCTGGAAAGGGAAGGGGGCAAAGATTTTCAGACCGCCTGTCGTCTGACCTTTGAAAACACCGGTCAGGCCACCTATGGCTCAATGGTGACAACGGCAGGGGCCTTTGTCGCCTTGTTGTTCTCCAAGTTTGGCGTCTTTTTTGAGTTCGGTCTCTTGGGGGCGATCGGCGTTGTTCTTAATTATCTGGCGATGATCATTGTTCTGCCAAGCCTGCTCACCTTTTTTGACCGTCAGAAGGAAAAGGCCGGCGTCTCTCTGTTGAGTGCACGATTCTCAGGCTTTCGTAGCGGCCCCCTGATGAGCCGACCGGTTGCGGTTGTTCTGGCGGCCGGGTTGCTTATCACCGCGGCCGCTTTTACCGTCCCCTCCGGTTCAAAGATCCACTTCAATGAAGATATGATGGTGAATAAAAAACTCCCGGGGAACCGCCTCTATTCAAAAATGGATACGATTAAGGGAACCCCCTTCAGTCCGACAATCCTGATCACCAATGGGATTAAAGAAACCGAAAAGACGGTCAAGACCCTGGATCAGCTGATTGAAAAGGATAAAACCAAGAGACTTGTTTTTGATCAGACTGTCGGTCTGCCCAGCCTGATTCCCCCCGCGCAACCCGAGAAAAAGAAGGTTATTGACTCGATTGCCCACAAGATTGTGGATCTTCAATGGATCTCCAGAAAGCAGAAGCTCGATTTTCTCCTGGGTTTCAAGGAGACACTCCGCTCCCCGCCGGTCACCCGTGAAAATCTCCCTGTTGAGGTGAAGCGGGCCTTTGAATCACCGACCCACAAGGATATTTTTGCCGTCTATCTTTTTCCCGCCTTTTCCCGCCTCTCTTCGGAATCGCTCCGGCGATACCATGACGGGATCGATGCCTTGAAGAGGGAGATGACAGCCCTTCATTTTACGGCGGTCGATGGGACCTTTGTCTATGATGAGATTGTCAAACTGATTGAAAAGGAGTCTCCTCGGGGGATGATGCTGATCGTTCTTCTTTTGACGGCCGTGATGTACCTTTTGAGCCGTTCTGTGGTCAGGACCTTCCTGATCATGTTAAATCTGCTGACCAGCCTTGTCCTTCTTTCGGCAATTCTGGTTATTGCCAATATCCCGCTCAACGTGATGAACATCGCCGCGATTCCTGTCATCCTGGGGACCGGGATCGACAGCTTCGTCCACTTTGCCCAGCGGTATGATGAGAGCGGCGATATGGCGGCTACCCTCAGGGAAAAAATCCCCGCGATTATTTTTTCCAACCTGACGACAATTATTGGTTTTGGCGGTTTTCTGCTTGTCTCGAACCCGGGACTTCGATCCGTCGGGTGGGTCGCCGTCATCGGCCTGACCTGCGTAACCCTCCTTAGCACCTTTGTCTTCCCGCGGTGCCTTATTCTTGAGGGAGGCTCAAGGAGGAGGTGGGGGTAA
- a CDS encoding polysaccharide deacetylase family protein, translated as MGELPLPFRVYVEVFLIVLGGVGLGFLLLIRFLRSFKSGQPIRILRRGLVFLFYGIMAFLACSAFIPCFNPWGETLCHGPRSEKLVALTFDDGPNEPYTSQILDILKGYDVPAAFFVVGKNVERYPGVVERMNREGFLVGNHTWDHRPLVWMRSDEAEKEILGWERAMNGLGTPPAKLFRAPHGWKSPWLVSLLKGRGYRFIGWSRGVWDSDQPGVDILFNRLTKEMTNGEIILLHDGAEARAGVDRSQTVTILPAVIESYRKNGFQFVSLEEFLKRAPR; from the coding sequence TTGGGTGAACTACCCTTGCCGTTCAGGGTTTACGTCGAGGTCTTCCTTATCGTTCTGGGTGGTGTCGGGCTTGGTTTTCTCCTTCTCATCCGTTTCTTGCGCTCCTTTAAATCAGGCCAACCGATTCGGATCCTCAGGAGGGGGCTGGTTTTTTTATTTTATGGGATTATGGCCTTCTTGGCCTGTTCTGCTTTTATTCCTTGTTTTAATCCCTGGGGAGAAACTCTCTGTCACGGCCCCCGTTCCGAGAAACTGGTGGCTTTAACCTTTGATGACGGGCCGAACGAACCGTACACCTCTCAAATTCTGGATATCCTTAAAGGGTACGACGTCCCCGCGGCATTTTTTGTGGTTGGTAAAAATGTGGAGCGATACCCTGGAGTGGTGGAGAGGATGAACCGTGAAGGCTTCCTGGTAGGGAACCATACCTGGGATCATCGTCCTCTTGTCTGGATGAGGTCTGACGAGGCCGAAAAAGAAATCCTGGGATGGGAAAGAGCGATGAATGGTCTTGGAACACCTCCCGCAAAACTTTTTAGGGCTCCCCATGGTTGGAAGAGTCCGTGGCTGGTTTCTTTGTTAAAGGGGAGGGGGTATCGTTTCATCGGGTGGAGTCGGGGTGTCTGGGACAGTGATCAGCCAGGGGTTGATATTTTGTTCAACCGGTTGACGAAAGAAATGACAAATGGAGAGATTATTCTTCTTCATGACGGGGCCGAGGCTCGCGCGGGGGTGGATCGGAGCCAAACGGTTACCATTCTTCCCGCCGTCATTGAATCGTACCGAAAGAACGGGTTTCAATTTGTTTCCCTGGAGGAATTTTTGAAACGAGCCCCTCGATGA
- a CDS encoding TldD/PmbA family protein: MIQNFDCQKILKTALKNGGDFAEIYAEESEPTQIISEDKKIEKIVQGVDRGVGIRVIHNHQTAYGYTNEISEKALLALAGKISEAVQAKTFGRPIKLKSTSSGLSLPVEIPPWKTELEKKVGFVTEAARIGWEAGGPVKQVKVVYGDNRKNLWIANSLGALTEEERSYTLFFVHITAATNGLIQTGYYPVGGYLGLELLEKETPEKVAREAVRQAFLALKAKQSPAGRMPVVLSSEAGGTMVHEAIGHGLEADLASEKLSVYHGKKGQKIATPQITIWDDATLPTRRGSFLFDDEGTPSEKTVLVDKGILKNYMYDHLMGMKDGVPSTGNGRRESYRFKPICRMTNTIIAPGTDDPASILRSTPKGLFVKKMGGGQVNTVNGDFVFEVNEGYLIENGRIGEPVRGAMLTGNGPEVLRTIDRVGSDLGFGIGTCGKDGQGVPVGDAQPTLRIPELTVGGCQEK; encoded by the coding sequence ATGATTCAAAATTTCGACTGCCAAAAAATTTTAAAAACAGCCCTTAAAAACGGCGGCGATTTTGCTGAAATTTACGCCGAGGAATCGGAGCCGACACAGATCATCTCTGAGGACAAAAAGATAGAAAAGATCGTTCAGGGAGTGGACCGGGGGGTGGGAATCCGTGTTATTCATAATCATCAAACCGCCTACGGCTACACCAACGAAATATCTGAAAAAGCACTCCTCGCCTTGGCCGGGAAGATTTCTGAGGCGGTCCAGGCAAAAACCTTTGGCCGGCCGATCAAACTCAAATCAACATCCTCCGGGCTTTCACTCCCTGTTGAAATCCCTCCCTGGAAAACGGAACTGGAAAAGAAGGTCGGTTTTGTCACTGAGGCGGCCCGTATCGGGTGGGAGGCCGGTGGTCCGGTCAAACAGGTCAAGGTGGTCTATGGAGACAATCGTAAAAACCTCTGGATTGCCAATTCGCTGGGTGCCTTGACCGAAGAAGAAAGGAGCTACACCCTCTTTTTTGTCCATATCACTGCGGCGACCAACGGCCTGATCCAAACCGGTTATTACCCTGTCGGGGGGTATCTCGGGTTGGAACTGTTGGAAAAAGAAACACCAGAGAAGGTGGCCAGGGAGGCGGTCCGTCAGGCCTTCCTAGCCCTCAAGGCCAAGCAATCTCCGGCCGGTCGGATGCCGGTTGTTCTTTCCTCGGAGGCGGGTGGAACCATGGTCCACGAGGCGATCGGTCACGGCCTTGAAGCAGATCTGGCCAGTGAAAAACTCTCCGTTTACCACGGGAAAAAGGGGCAAAAAATTGCCACTCCCCAGATCACCATCTGGGACGATGCCACCCTGCCGACCCGTCGTGGCTCGTTCCTTTTCGATGATGAAGGAACCCCTTCGGAAAAAACGGTCCTTGTCGACAAAGGGATTTTGAAAAATTACATGTATGATCATCTGATGGGAATGAAGGATGGCGTCCCTTCAACCGGCAATGGACGGCGGGAAAGTTACCGCTTCAAACCGATCTGCCGGATGACTAACACGATCATTGCCCCCGGCACCGATGACCCCGCCTCTATTCTCCGTTCCACCCCCAAGGGACTCTTTGTCAAAAAGATGGGGGGCGGTCAGGTGAATACGGTCAACGGTGATTTTGTCTTTGAGGTCAACGAAGGGTACCTGATCGAAAATGGCCGGATCGGCGAACCGGTCCGTGGGGCGATGTTGACCGGTAATGGCCCGGAGGTCCTCCGCACCATCGATAGGGTCGGCTCCGACTTGGGCTTTGGGATCGGCACCTGCGGCAAGGATGGCCAAGGGGTCCCGGTAGGAGACGCTCAACCGACCCTTCGGATTCCGGAATTAACTGTCGGAGGGTGCCAGGAAAAGTAA
- a CDS encoding radical SAM protein: protein MMDTLIKSFGDLPPEAILKTDLLRLGIAFTEEALQRMSGKKEKSYFIFSFDRVLQKELSPLEKTAAPEEIALTGGPYDLKRTIVSVRLNPHSPYQINWQEGEFRLCQGGETLATVLPPSRPAYYDEPLSSGKPVQDIAPTIEWGYLIYLTAFRLCQYWGEKEECQFCDINENYRQQKKERSYTGVKQVEEILEGLKIIKEKDTERVSQAYTVTGGSITSTLEGMDEAAFYARYAEAIESKFPGRWIPKAVVQALPLKNVKQLKKAGYQIYHPNFEVWDKNLFVQLCPGKEKMIGRDEWIKRILDAAEIFGPSQVIPNFVAGIEMSKPHGFQTVSEAIRSTEEGLNYFMSRGIAPRFTVWCVEPGTTLYTTNPEPPPLDYYLRLLEVYRETFYKHNLPLPPGYGPAGVGKALFSVSAFMDILN, encoded by the coding sequence ATGATGGACACCCTCATCAAATCTTTCGGTGACCTGCCTCCAGAGGCGATCCTGAAGACTGACTTGCTCCGGCTTGGAATCGCCTTTACGGAAGAGGCCCTTCAAAGGATGTCCGGCAAAAAGGAAAAGTCCTATTTTATTTTTTCCTTCGACAGGGTTTTGCAAAAAGAGTTGAGCCCTCTTGAAAAAACAGCGGCCCCTGAAGAAATTGCACTGACCGGGGGGCCTTATGATTTAAAAAGGACCATCGTCTCCGTTCGTCTGAATCCCCATTCCCCCTATCAGATTAACTGGCAGGAGGGAGAGTTTCGATTGTGTCAAGGGGGGGAAACTCTCGCAACCGTTCTCCCCCCTTCGCGTCCTGCTTACTACGACGAACCACTTTCAAGCGGCAAACCGGTGCAGGATATCGCACCAACGATTGAATGGGGTTATCTGATCTACCTCACCGCCTTCCGGCTCTGCCAATACTGGGGGGAAAAAGAAGAATGCCAGTTCTGCGATATCAATGAAAACTACCGCCAACAGAAAAAGGAGCGTTCTTACACCGGTGTCAAACAGGTGGAAGAGATCCTGGAAGGGCTGAAAATCATCAAAGAGAAAGATACAGAACGGGTCAGCCAGGCCTACACTGTTACCGGCGGCAGCATTACCTCAACACTGGAAGGAATGGATGAGGCGGCATTCTACGCCCGTTATGCCGAGGCGATTGAATCAAAATTCCCAGGGCGCTGGATCCCCAAGGCGGTGGTTCAGGCCCTTCCTCTAAAAAATGTCAAACAACTGAAAAAAGCGGGCTACCAAATCTACCACCCCAATTTTGAGGTCTGGGACAAAAACCTCTTTGTCCAACTTTGCCCTGGAAAAGAAAAAATGATCGGCCGCGATGAATGGATCAAAAGGATTCTGGATGCCGCCGAAATCTTTGGCCCTTCCCAAGTGATTCCCAATTTCGTAGCTGGAATCGAAATGTCAAAACCCCACGGTTTTCAAACCGTCTCTGAGGCGATCCGTTCGACCGAGGAAGGCCTCAACTATTTTATGTCCCGCGGGATCGCCCCCCGCTTTACCGTCTGGTGCGTCGAACCGGGAACAACCCTTTACACCACCAACCCGGAACCACCCCCCCTGGATTATTATCTCAGACTCCTTGAAGTTTACCGTGAAACATTTTATAAGCATAACCTTCCCCTCCCTCCCGGTTATGGCCCGGCAGGGGTTGGTAAGGCGCTCTTTTCAGTCTCTGCTTTTATGGATATTCTCAACTGA
- a CDS encoding phosphatase PAP2 family protein produces MLWKIRKIAIENLKPEYILAGIFLVVALALYLPRVTTWDTFKWPILLPAAFFWVLMLGNRRLIPYLWLAVLLAILPVGTILWALTAHVRNQSTGPFNWPYFYAVAGRFFLHIAIVSAFAWIVQHRKISGFTITQLVKSWLPFVIMALIYENMHDLVVTLNPKVMDAMLIQWDLNLFGSHLSVWMERLVSPGLNDFFSAIYHSYLLYPMFLGFSLYRSPVDRETSFRRFMLAYLYSCYIGFVGYILVPGIGPYYGLSHLYMIPLEGGLLTQLNNHLYQSFSNMRDVFPSLHTANTLICLVFAFRYRRRLFWYFLLPATSLVVSTIYLRYHYTIDVVAGIILVPIACTLGEQTDRAWSWLKHLGTHLHEKKQVTPTSSLSLPQE; encoded by the coding sequence ATGCTCTGGAAAATCCGCAAAATTGCCATTGAGAACCTGAAGCCGGAGTATATCCTGGCGGGGATATTTCTGGTGGTGGCCCTTGCCCTTTATCTCCCCCGTGTCACCACCTGGGATACTTTCAAGTGGCCGATCCTCCTGCCGGCCGCCTTTTTCTGGGTCCTCATGCTCGGCAACCGTCGTCTGATCCCTTACCTCTGGTTGGCGGTCTTGCTCGCCATCCTCCCGGTTGGAACAATTCTCTGGGCGCTGACAGCCCACGTCCGGAATCAATCAACAGGCCCCTTCAACTGGCCTTATTTTTACGCCGTTGCAGGACGATTCTTTTTGCACATCGCAATCGTCTCCGCTTTTGCCTGGATTGTCCAGCACCGGAAGATTTCCGGATTCACCATAACCCAACTGGTCAAATCATGGCTCCCCTTCGTCATCATGGCGCTTATTTACGAAAATATGCACGACCTCGTGGTCACCCTCAACCCCAAGGTCATGGATGCAATGCTGATCCAGTGGGACCTGAACCTGTTTGGGTCCCACCTCTCGGTCTGGATGGAAAGACTTGTCTCTCCCGGTCTCAACGACTTTTTCTCGGCCATTTATCATTCCTATCTCCTCTACCCGATGTTTCTGGGGTTCTCCCTTTACAGAAGCCCCGTCGACCGGGAGACCTCCTTTCGGAGATTCATGCTCGCCTATCTCTACAGCTGTTACATCGGTTTTGTCGGCTACATCCTGGTTCCCGGGATCGGCCCTTATTACGGGCTGTCCCATTTGTACATGATTCCTCTGGAGGGAGGCCTCCTGACGCAACTGAATAACCATCTCTACCAGAGTTTTTCCAACATGAGGGATGTCTTCCCCAGTCTCCACACCGCCAATACCCTGATCTGTCTCGTTTTTGCTTTTCGTTACCGACGAAGGCTCTTCTGGTATTTTCTCCTGCCGGCAACCAGTCTGGTGGTATCAACAATTTATTTGAGGTATCACTACACCATCGACGTCGTTGCCGGGATTATTCTGGTGCCAATCGCCTGTACCCTTGGCGAACAAACCGACAGGGCCTGGTCCTGGTTGAAACACCTGGGCACGCACCTTCACGAAAAAAAACAGGTTACCCCCACCTCCTCCTTGAGCCTCCCTCAAGAATAA
- a CDS encoding glycosyltransferase family 4 protein, with protein MGRGIKKIGIVTEYFYPHLGGITEHVYYFSKELARRGFEVVLLTGFKGEELEVELPPSVRIIRLGKSISIFSNNSYGRVTIGTNLGRKIKKVLADEQFDLLHIHSPIMMTLPLLFQKYTNTVTIGTFHTYFDTLFPYKIWRKTSQRYLDKLDGRIAVSQSCIDAMNRYFRGDYTIIPNGVETSWFSTPSGRIQKYDDGSQNILFLGRLDPRNGLNILLDAFPHIERKLPNARLIVVGDGPMRHFFEKRAGTLINRKIFFEGQINGNRPDYFATSHVFCYPATKASFGITLLEAMAAGTPVVAADNPGFKGLIRHGVNGFLVPKDNPPILAEALVKILDEKGLAQKLVEGGRAEAERHSWAKVTDRVIEFYNQIYLQKKGVPFG; from the coding sequence ATGGGACGTGGAATAAAAAAGATCGGCATTGTCACGGAATATTTCTACCCGCATCTGGGGGGGATTACCGAGCATGTTTACTATTTCTCCAAGGAACTGGCCAGGAGGGGATTTGAGGTCGTTCTCCTGACAGGATTCAAGGGAGAAGAGCTCGAGGTCGAACTTCCGCCGTCGGTGAGGATTATCCGTTTGGGAAAGAGCATTTCCATTTTTTCAAATAACTCTTATGGCAGGGTGACCATCGGCACCAATCTGGGGAGAAAAATCAAAAAGGTTTTAGCCGATGAGCAGTTTGATCTCCTTCATATTCATTCGCCGATCATGATGACACTCCCCCTCCTTTTCCAGAAATATACCAATACGGTGACTATCGGCACTTTTCATACCTATTTTGACACCCTTTTCCCCTATAAAATTTGGCGGAAGACGTCTCAGCGTTATCTTGACAAACTGGACGGTCGGATTGCCGTTTCGCAATCTTGCATCGATGCAATGAATCGATATTTCCGGGGAGACTATACGATCATTCCCAACGGGGTCGAGACCTCCTGGTTTTCCACCCCTTCAGGCCGGATCCAAAAATATGACGATGGGTCGCAAAATATCCTGTTTCTCGGGCGGCTTGATCCCCGTAACGGCCTCAATATATTGTTGGATGCTTTTCCGCATATTGAACGGAAACTTCCGAATGCCAGACTCATCGTTGTCGGAGACGGGCCGATGCGGCATTTCTTTGAGAAAAGGGCCGGCACCTTGATCAACCGCAAGATATTTTTTGAGGGGCAGATCAATGGAAATCGTCCCGACTATTTTGCCACCAGTCACGTCTTTTGTTACCCGGCCACCAAGGCCTCTTTCGGCATCACCCTCCTTGAGGCGATGGCCGCCGGAACGCCGGTTGTCGCGGCCGATAATCCCGGTTTTAAGGGGCTCATCCGGCATGGGGTCAACGGGTTTCTTGTCCCCAAGGACAACCCTCCCATCCTTGCCGAGGCCCTGGTCAAAATTTTGGACGAAAAGGGCCTCGCCCAGAAGTTGGTTGAGGGGGGACGGGCGGAGGCGGAAAGACATTCTTGGGCCAAGGTGACGGATAGGGTCATCGAGTTCTACAACCAGATTTATTTGCAAAAGAAGGGAGTTCCGTTTGGGTGA
- a CDS encoding DUF3047 domain-containing protein, whose product MTVFLLSPPWGLWANPYSLKPLPPLRVIEGFNTEPVGKFPTRFRTYPFQRGKAMQVYSVQTEGDNHYLNATASGETQDIGVQIFKRFYWELSRWPNISWRWRAKAIPTPKNHEKFNDNACGVYIIFGGYGGKAVKYVWSTDLPVGTVTEDTPGDFYVVTAASGSQNLGQWQTVSLNIVKEYQRLFKSSPDKDPVGFGLLTDGDGTKTPAICDYDDFRISEGNIEAKD is encoded by the coding sequence GTGACGGTTTTTCTCCTTTCCCCTCCTTGGGGACTCTGGGCGAACCCTTACAGCCTCAAACCATTGCCCCCACTCCGGGTCATAGAAGGTTTTAATACAGAGCCGGTCGGCAAGTTCCCGACGAGGTTCAGAACCTACCCCTTTCAGAGAGGGAAGGCGATGCAGGTCTATTCGGTCCAGACAGAGGGTGATAATCACTACCTCAACGCGACGGCCTCAGGAGAAACTCAAGATATTGGCGTACAGATCTTCAAGCGGTTTTACTGGGAGCTCTCCCGATGGCCCAACATCTCCTGGCGATGGCGGGCCAAGGCGATCCCCACTCCGAAAAACCACGAGAAGTTTAATGATAACGCCTGCGGCGTTTACATCATCTTTGGCGGCTATGGAGGAAAAGCGGTCAAATATGTCTGGAGCACTGATCTCCCGGTCGGAACGGTCACTGAGGATACCCCCGGTGATTTTTATGTCGTGACGGCCGCCAGTGGTTCCCAAAACCTTGGCCAGTGGCAAACCGTCTCTCTCAACATCGTCAAAGAATACCAGCGTCTCTTTAAGTCCAGTCCTGATAAAGACCCAGTGGGATTCGGCCTTTTGACCGATGGCGATGGCACAAAAACCCCTGCCATCTGCGACTACGACGATTTTCGGATTTCAGAAGGGAATATTGAGGCAAAAGATTGA
- a CDS encoding BolA family transcriptional regulator has translation MMDPHEIVIKVEQALPGAEVRVKDLTGTMDHYQVTVVSPQFVGKNLVARHRMMYTILHSSMEAQGGGIHALSLNTLTPEEEKK, from the coding sequence ATGATGGACCCTCATGAGATCGTCATAAAGGTAGAGCAGGCGCTTCCCGGGGCCGAGGTGAGGGTGAAGGATCTGACAGGGACGATGGATCATTATCAGGTAACAGTCGTCAGCCCTCAATTTGTCGGCAAGAACCTCGTGGCGAGGCACCGGATGATGTATACGATCCTCCACTCCTCCATGGAGGCCCAAGGAGGGGGGATTCATGCGCTATCGTTAAATACATTAACACCGGAAGAAGAAAAAAAATAA
- the grxD gene encoding Grx4 family monothiol glutaredoxin — protein MSSPELIKKVEEQVKRNKVIIFMKGQKEAPRCGFSAAAVEVLKTYKVPFESVDVLADEELWGALEEYSQWPTVPQIFINGEFVGGCDIIRDLHTSGELKKLIDKIG, from the coding sequence ATGTCATCACCCGAACTGATCAAGAAGGTTGAAGAACAGGTCAAAAGAAATAAGGTTATCATTTTTATGAAGGGACAAAAGGAGGCCCCCCGTTGTGGTTTTTCGGCCGCCGCGGTCGAAGTCCTCAAGACCTACAAAGTCCCCTTTGAATCGGTCGATGTCCTGGCCGATGAAGAGCTTTGGGGGGCGCTCGAAGAATACTCCCAATGGCCGACTGTGCCACAGATCTTTATCAATGGTGAATTCGTCGGCGGCTGCGACATCATCCGCGACCTGCACACCTCCGGGGAATTGAAGAAACTGATCGATAAGATCGGTTAA